catattttgattctaattatacatttgtacgtaGATATAATGATGATGTTGCTACGTTCTGTAATAAACTAGGgacatttacatacatttggCGCAGTTAATACGCAGTTACCTAAAGGGATACCTGTACCAAGATGGTAAACAGCTACCTAAAGGTATACCTGTACCAGGATGGTACACAGTTACCTAAAGGGATACCTGTAGGGATACCTGTACCAGGATGGTAAACAGTTACCTAAAGGGATACCTGTACCAGGATGGTAAACAGTTACCTAAAGGGATACCTGTACCAGGATGGTACACAGTTACCTAAAGGGATACCCGTACCAGGATGGTAAACAGTTACCTAAAGGGATACCTGTACCAGGATGGTACACAGTTACCTAAAGGGGTACCTGTACCAGGATGGTAAACAGTTACCTAAAGGTATACCTGTACCAGGATGGTGTACAGTTACCTAAAGGGATACCTGTACCAAGGTGGTACACAGTTACCTAAAGGGATACCTGTAGGGATACCTGTACCAGGATGGTAAACAGTTACCTAAGGTATACCTGTACCAGGATGGTAAACAGTTACCTAAAGGGGTACCTGTACCAAGGTGGTACACAGTTACCTAAAGGGATACCTGTACCAGGATGGTAAACAGTTACCTAAAGGGATACCTGTACCAGGATGGTATACAGTTACCTAAAGTTATACCTGTACCAAGGTGGTACACAGTTACCTAAAGGGATACCTGTACCAAGGTGGTACACAGTTACCTAAAGGGATACCTATACCAGGATGGTATACAGTTACCTAAAGGGATACCTGTACCAGGATGGTGTAAAGTTACCTAAGGTATACCTGTACCAGGATGGTACACAGTTACCTAAGGTATACCTGTACCAGGATGGTAAACAGTTACCTAAAGGTATACCTGTACCAAGATGGTAAACAGTTACCTAAAGGGGTACCTGTACCAAGGTGGTACACAGTTACCTAAAGGGATACCTGTACCAGGATGGTAAACAGTTACCTAAAGGGATACCTGTACCAGGATGGTAAACAGTTACCTAAGGTATACCTGTACCAGGATGGTGTACAGTTACCTAAAGGGATACCTGTACCAGGATGGTAAACAGTTACCTAAAGGTATACCTGTACCAGGATGGTGTACAGTTACCGAAAGGGATACATGTACCAGGATGGTACACAGTTACCTAAAGGGATACCTGTACCAGGATGGTGTACAGTTACCTAAAGGGGTACCTGTACCAGGATGGTAAACAGTTACCTAAAGGGATACCTGTACCAAGGTGGTATACAGTTACCTAAAGGGATACCTGTACCAGGATGGTGTACAGTTACCTAAAGGGGTACTTGTACCAGGATGGTCAACAGTTACCTAAAGGGATACCTGTACCAGGATGGTATACAGTTACCTAAAGGGATACCTGTACCAAGGTGGTATACAGTTACCTAAAGGGATACATGTACCAGGATGGTACACAGTTACCTAAAGGGATACCTGTACCAAGGTGGTATACAGTTACCTAAAGGGATACATGTACCAGGATGGTAAACAGTTACCTAGAGAAATGTACATATGTTTAGACATTGTGTATTTAACACCCTCGGGGAATCAGTTAtggatatatataattgtagtaaTAATCGAAGATGTGATGAGATTACCTCTTAACTCCTAATTTATAATGTGTTCACTCACAGAACCTTGTCAACCATGGCAATCAAACGAAGCACTACTATAGCCGATCGCCCTACTTAAGCTGGCAACATGAAGAACCTAATTCAATCAGGAACACTGGAACATCTCCCTAGGTAACGACCAATAGTACAACCTTGTTAAACCGTGACCAAAATGATATGAAAACTCAACAGAAAGTCATTACTCGGTTATAGAAAATGCTCCTGCGTATTACATTGATTGATCATGCTTCATGTACAATACTAAATGTTAATACATTTGTTTCCGAGAGACATACATTCAATTGAAACATATCTTTTTATCTTCCTTTCAAACGGAGTACATACATTGAATGGGTTGTAGTATGCCTTGTCGGGAAGTGTCAGTGCATCGAACCGGTCGTCTACAACTAATCCTTTACACTGATCCAACTCCCTAACTCATCCGACTGGCTCACTAATCCGACCGTTACACTGATCTAACTCTCCCACTAATCCTACTGTCTCACTGACACGACTCAATAATTCGAATTCTAATAAGGATATGGCTTCACAACTAAGCTGGAAAACGATATGGCATCTTTGTTATTCTGAATTCTTGCCAACGACGCAACAGAAGACACCGATCATGATGCAGGCGACGAGACAGCCGACTCCCATCATGATGTAGGTGGTGGTGATGACCCAGAAGGAGAAGTAGTAGAGAGTAGGGTGGCAGTAGTTCCCAGCGGTGGCAGGCGAAGACACCCATTCATCCTTCAATCCGTACACCCATACATTTCCTgccaacaaaacacaaaccctGTCACAATGGTTGATTCATGATATATCAAAACTCTGAGTTTGGCCTACGGAAACTATCATATATTGTCTGCCTACTTTGCTCATATTAATCCAGAATTATGTTTAGTTTAAGaattgaaaaaatacaataactCACCACAAATAAACCATGCAAACAAAAACAGGTTAACAAGGCTATCAAATGGATTTGTTGGCTGCTTCTTCTCATCTTCAGGGCCCTCCGTATTGTTTTTTCTCGATTTAACACTCTGACCTATAAGTCCTATTCCTTTCAGGGTCCCAAACACGCCAGCCACTATCAGGTAAATTGGTATGAGCCGCTCGGCTGGACAGTCGTGAAGGTACGACGCACCTGTCGGGTAAGTAAAGCAGTAATTAGACGTGTATCAGGATTTACCTGTAAGTCTTTACACATGGTGACTCACTGTACCTATATGAATCAACAATATAACTAATGGATACTAATTTCTCATTATATCAAACTTAATACTGCTAACTTTCGATTTGAATGAGTAAAGGAGGTGAAACATAAAACGGACGCAAATTCTGGTACCCTTGAAAAGGTACGCGTCTCATTGATGTATTCTCTATGTAATATCGAAATAACATTCATTTCATGCTatagtgtgatatatatacatatgaataCATATACTTACCTATGGCAATTTCTGCTATAGGTAGAGCCAAACTCAGGCCAACACATATGATGAACACAACTGCAACAGAAAGTAGAATACAAACAGTGACAGGGGAGATGGATAGATAAGGGGAATATCGGCTTGTATTAAATAAgttcatcaatatatatcatcaaattataACTGACTAATgctttttaaaaaacaaatggaaaaaaaaaaatttttcctgTGCCAACATTCTCAATCGAGTAAGACTTTTTTCAGTGGTCAACATGCTCTCTCAAGTCATTCTCTCCGGTAAACATGCTCCCTCAATTCAGTCTTTTCTCCGGTCAACATGCTCTCTCACGTCAGTCTTCTCTCCAGTCAACATGCTTTTTCAAGTCAGTCTTCTCTCCAGTCAACATGCTCTCTCAAGTCCGTCTTCTCTCCGGTCAACATGCTCTCTCAAGTCCGTCTTCTCTCCGGTCAACATGCTCTCTCAAGTCCGTCTTCTCTCCGGTCAACATGCTCTCTCAAGTCCGTCTTCTCTCCGGTCAACATGCTCTCTCAAGTCCGTCTTCTCTCCAGTCAACATGCTCTCTCAAGTCCGTCTTCTCTCCAGTCAACATGATCACTCAAGTCAGTCTTCTCTCCAGTCAACATGATCACTCAAGTCCGTCTTCTCTCCAGTCAACACCCTCTCTCAAGTCCGTCTTCTCTCCAGTCAACATGCTCTCTCAAGTCCGTCTTCTCTCCAGTCAACATGCTCTCTCAAGTCAGTCTTCTCTCCAGTCAACATGCTCTCTCAAGTCAGTCTTCTCTCCAGTCAACATGCTCCCTCAAGTCAGTCTTCTCTCCAGTCAACATGCTCTCTCAAGTCAGTCTTCTCTCCGGTCAACATGCTCTCTCAAGTCCGTCTTCTCTCCAGTCAACATGCTCTCTCAAGTCCGTCTTCTCTCCAGTCAACATGCTCTCTCAAGTCCGTCTTCTCTCCAGTCAACATGCTCTCTCAAGTCAGTCTTCCTCCAGTCAACATGCTACCTCAAGTCAGTCATTCTCTCCAGTCAACATGCTCTCTCAAGTCAGTCTTCTCTCCGGTCAACATGCTCTCTCAAGTCCGTCTTCTCTCCAGTCAACATGCTCTCTCAAGTCCGTCTTCTCTCCAGTCAACATGCTCTCTCAAGTCCGTCTTCTCTCCGGTCAACATGCTCTCTCAACTCAGTCTTCTCTCCGGTTAACATCTTCGTTCAAATTGTTCTCTCTCGAATCTTTCTCTCCAATCAATATCCTCTTCCGTGTTTTTCTCTCTGGTCACAAATTTCTCTCAAGTCGGACCTCTGCCAGATCAACATCCTCTGTAGATTTTTTCTCACCGGCCATTCTCATTCAGATCATTGTCTCGAGGTAAATCTGACCTAGATTTCTAaatatttgatgaaattatTATAAGATATTAATATTAACTAATACCTGAACCGCATACGATGCCCATGGCTGTTTTGGCAAAGTCAACTTTCCCTTCCGATTTCTCATTTGCTTCTTTTAGTTTCCCAAATAAAGAGTCGTAGGCCGGCGGAGGGGCTGTAAAGTAGAAAAAGATTGTTTGTGTCCTTCGCTTTAGATAATGGATTTATGAAATAAGGAAATAATTATTAGCTAGGCCTTactttagtatatatattgatgacagtaaattctatttaaatatttaaatttccaTTTGAATTACTCAACCACGACTAGTCTCCAAAACGTATGGATGAATGATCTATAGCTTATTTGCTGTTATGAAGTATTCCCAGAGCACTATAGGTAGAGCGAATCACATATTGGATGAGATTTttaattgtaatgatatatacataaatataatttaacaacaaatactatcaaaatacatttaaaaaaaagtctaacaatGGGCGTTACGATACCCGTGTTGAGTAGATACTGGTAGCGAACAAACTTAAAATAGGATAAGTGTTTAGGTGTAACATTCATACCATTCATCTCGACGTCTCTGGATGTGACTGGTGGGGGCGCCTTTTCTGTCCCGGATGACATTTGGTACGACGCAGCGCTGTCATCATAGGAAGGTGGGTCACTCATCTTGTCGTTCTGCTTGTTTGGTTAGACTTCAATAAAACAAGAGAGAAATCAAACTGGTGTGATTAACAAGACCCAGCTTACAGATATCGGAACATTCCTAACCACCACCTTCGTTTTTATTACCAATTATTAGGAAAAGGCCAAGACGTCCTGTAAAGTATTATTCGAATAGAAAAGAGAAACGGCATTGTCATCTAATCAGAAAGGTAAGTGAAATTACAGTAGAATTACTCATTGATCAATGTTAAAGTAAGGATTCAAAAATACACTGGAGTGAGAGTCTTTCAAACAGATAGCtttttattacatgtaattgaaaGTTAATTCCCAAACAAATGTGTTAGTCAAAGAGTTTACGAAATGTCAACATTCATCTCGTTTAAGGGTCATATGAATAGCAAATCCAGTGACATTTTATAAGTTTATCAATCACTACTCTTGTGTAAAGTAAACAGAAGAAGCCTGATGAACGGTAAGCTTGTCAGCTGTTGACGACATGTAATTGGTTAAActttatgtttatgtttttgGACACAATTAGCTCATGTGGATGACATACATATGTTATGCCCACAAGTGTCTTTTACACCCAATAAggacatttgtttgaccggaaTTGACTTTATTAAAGCAAAAGAATTAATTATCTTTTGACATTAAAAagcaaatggcggttgtgaataatattacaccaATGCCATGAGGAGGCAGTTCAATCATCAAACATGCTCTTTTTAGACACTATTAAGAACTTTGGCAAGAAGACTGTGTTTAGAAAAAATTAATTCAACCGCTGAGTTTaagataaaacaattatttctgAAAAGGATATCAACTACACAGTTTAACTATTTGTTTCGAAGAgttaaattaaaaaacaatgaaTGAAGGATGCTGTCAAGCTGGAAACAAGCTGGACTGATCGTCCTGTACATAAGCTTTGAGCTGGACAAATGGTCCTAATTATATTCGAGCTGGActcttttcaaaatcaaatccAAAATATATACTTCaacataaatgtttaaatatgttttctatttCCTTATTTCACGTACGTGTCTGTAGTCCAGGTACTCATATTTCAATTTTCCGTGTTCATATCTGACCATTCATCTGTTTCCTTACCAACATAAACTGGTCGGACGTTGTCAAGTGTAACTTCCCATTTAAACTTCTCATTTAGAAGAATTAATCTCGATTTCGAGTTGATATCGGTAGCAACGGAGAAATACATTTGTTATCTTGTTCTATTTCCTCATCCTATAATACTACGTAATGGACCTTGGAACGGACTTCAGATTAAGCAGAGTTAAATTATCTCTGAATTTCTACAACCTTATATATTAATCCTAAGGAAAATACACAATATGAGGCACACAAGAGTGTTCAATGGACCTCATCCCAGAATCACTTTATATACTCATAATGAAGAGTATCAGTAAAATGTTTACCAATATAACAAGTATCTTTACTTTTAAGAGTGAAAAGCCATTGTAGGGGACACAGGTCAAATACTCTCCTTGGTAACGCTAATG
Above is a window of Pecten maximus chromosome 7, xPecMax1.1, whole genome shotgun sequence DNA encoding:
- the LOC117331555 gene encoding transmembrane protein 272-like, giving the protein MSDPPSYDDSAASYQMSSGTEKAPPPVTSRDVEMNAPPPAYDSLFGKLKEANEKSEGKVDFAKTAMGIVCGSVVFIICVGLSLALPIAEIAIGASYLHDCPAERLIPIYLIVAGVFGTLKGIGLIGQSVKSRKNNTEGPEDEKKQPTNPFDSLVNLFLFAWFICGNVWVYGLKDEWVSSPATAGNYCHPTLYYFSFWVITTTYIMMGVGCLVACIMIGVFCCVVGKNSE